The following coding sequences lie in one Sorghum bicolor cultivar BTx623 chromosome 6, Sorghum_bicolor_NCBIv3, whole genome shotgun sequence genomic window:
- the LOC8073555 gene encoding uncharacterized protein LOC8073555, whose amino-acid sequence MPGPGAHLLYALSGGAALSRVAGPDRRFGPHHCAVYAANAFLGPDLGSFAEWLCSFLPSASAAGDLAMAAVHHPFYYPLLLGLPLAWAYAWLSRRLLRAGVLDSPSGVPLRTRQCFLLISAGSLSHFFLDHLFEENGHSTMYTWILSTGWWKGRAPINPDAVLVVGLLCTCLMGGFVYINRVKHGRSAAEKSNQSFFLILMIATLYCMWCASQIYLRQPPQPAIGEEADLGVIIFLAIYLFLPHGLCVLSMNQKDYTDALNELPLQ is encoded by the exons ATGCCGGGGCCAGGGGCGCACCTGCTGTACGCTCTGTCGGGCGGCGCGGCGCTGTCTCGGGTCGCCGGCCCGGACCGCCGCTTCGGGCCGCACCACTGCGCCGTCTACGCAGCGAACGCGTTCCTCGGCCCGGACCTCGGCTCCTTCGCGGAGTGGCTCTGCTCTTTCCTCCCGTCGGCCTCCGCAGCGGGGGACCTCGCCATGGCCGCCGTGCACCACCCCTTCTACTACCCGCTCctcctcggcctcccgctcgccTGGGCCTACGCCTGGCTCTCCCGCCGGCTGCTTCGCGCCGGCGTCCTCGACTCCCCCTCCGGG GTGCCATTAAGAACGAGGCagtgtttcttgctgatctctgCCGGCTCGCTCTCTCACTTTTTCTTGGATCACTTGTTTGAG GAGAATGGACATTCTACAATGTACACTTGGATCCTGAGCACTGGTTGGTGGAAAGGTCGTGCTCCTATCAATCCAGATGCAGTGCTCGTCGTAGGACTTCTTTGTACTTGCCTCATGGGGGGGTTTGTGTACATCAACAG AGTGAAGCATGGAAGGTCTGCAGCAGAAAAATCAAACCAGTCTTTCTTTCTCATCCTGATGATAGCCACCCTGTACTGTATGTGGTGTGCCAGTCAGATATACTTGCGGCAACCCCCTCAACCTGCTATTGGCGAAGAAGCTGATCTCGGAGTGATAATATTTCTTGCCATTTATCTTTTTCTCCCGCATGGCTTGTGCGTCCTTTCGATGAATCAAAAGGATTATACAGACGCACTGAATGAACTGCCACTTCAATAA
- the LOC8073556 gene encoding probable receptor-like protein kinase At5g18500 has product MSIKEIYTATESLSPSNIIGQGIAGKVYRGVLANGWPVAVKHIVKNEHAETFLREVKSLSHVRHPNLVSLRGYCDGQEECFLVYELCVNGNLSEWLFGKDKNLSWIQRLQIALGSACGLWFLHIYPEGCIVHRDIKPTNILLGVDMEPKLSDFGLSRVMDLGVSHVSSEVRGTFGYVDPEYRHNHRVNAAGDVYSYGMVLLQLLSGRRAINIMNTAMPMSLDKMASTLIQDGNVSEFADPRLNGDYSTEAFDLSLKLALLCTGHKKQRPSMKQVVSRLEKALEISMRDDAKRNNISIVESLA; this is encoded by the exons ATGTCGATCAAAGAAATATACACAGCAACTGAAAGCTTGAGTCCATCAAACATCATTGGACAGGGTATTGCAG GGAAGGTATACAGAGGAGTGCTTGCAAATGGCTGGCCTGTTGCAGTGAAGCACATCGTTAAGAATGAGCATGCAGAAACCTTCCTAAGGGAAGTTAAAAGCCTGTCACATGTCAGGCACCCAAATCTTGTGTCATTAAGAGGTTACTGTGACGGGCAAGAGGAGTGTTTTCTTGTGTATGAGCTGTGCGTCAACGGTAATCTATCAGAATGGTTATTTG GAAAAGATAAGAACCTTTCATGGATTCAGAGGCTTCAGATAGCACTTGGAAGTGCTTGTGGCCTTTGGTTCCTGCACATATATCCTGAAGGCTGCATTGTTCACCGTGACATCAAG CCAACCAATATACTTCTTGGGGTTGACATGGAACCCAAGCTGTCGGATTTTGGACTCTCAAGAGTCATGGACTTAGGTGTGTCACATGTAAGCTCGGAAGTCAGAGGAACGTTTGGCTATGTTGATCCAGAATACCGCCACAACCACAGGGTGAATGCTGCAGGGGATGTGTATAGCTACGGCATGGTGCTCCTGCAACTCCTGTCAGGAAGACGAGCAATCAACATCATGAATACTGCTATGCCAATGTCACTGGACAAAATG GCCTCTACACTTATCCAAGATGGCAATGTATCGGAGTTTGCTGATCCTAGGTTGAATGGAGATTATTCAACGGAGGCATTTGATCTCAGTTTGAAGCTTGCTCTGTTATGCACTGGCCACAAGAAGCAACGGCCATCCATGAAGCAAGTTGTATCAAGGCTTGAGAAGGCTCTTGAGATCTCCATGAGAGATGATGCAAAGCGCAACAACATTAGCATTGTTGAATCCCTTGCATAG